CAACAACCGCCTCGACTGGCGCCGTGTCGTCGCCGTCGCCCTGGCCAGTCGGCACTATCTGGGCCGCTGGTTCGACGACCCGGACGACCTGGTCGGCCTGATCCGTGACCCCTGGGTCGGCGGGCGGCCCTTCCTCCCCGACGGGCTCCCGGTCATCGACCGCGTTCCGGGCCACGACAACGCCTTCGTGGCCACCGGACACGGCATGCTCGGCGTCACCCTGGGTCCGGTCACCGGCCACAAGCTCACCGAGTACGTCGTCACCGGCCGCCGCCCCGAGGCGCTCGCGCCGTTCCGTTTCGACCGGCTGCGCCACTGAGCGGACGCCGCCGGGGAGCGGGACGCACGGACGTCCCGCTCCCCGGCGGACGGATCAGGCCGCCGTACGGCCCCGCGTCACCAGCTTCCTCAGCAGCGGCCAGGCCAGCAGCACCACGATCACCGCGTACACGGTCACCGCGAACGGCGTGTTCACCAGCCCCGAGACGCTGCCGTCGCTGATCTGCAGGGAGCGCCTGAGCTGTTGCTCGGCGTTCGGGCCGAGGATGACGCCGATGACGGCGGGCAGCACGGGCAGGCCGTAGCGCCGCATGCCGAACCCGATCAGGCCGATGATCAGCAGGATCACCAGGTCGATGACCTCGCCGCCGACCGCGTACGCGCCGACCGCCGCGAAGAACAGGATCCCGGCGTACAGATACGGCCGCGGGATGCGCAGCAGCTTCGCCCACAGCGGCGCCAGCGGCAGGTTGAGCGCGAGCAGCAGCACCATGCCGACGAACAGGGAGGCGATCAGGCCCCACACCAGGTCGGGTTCGCGCTCGAACAGCAGGGGCCCCGGCTGGATGCCGTACTGCTGGAACGCGGCCAGCATGACCGCCGCGACCGCCGTGGTGGGCAGGCCGAGCGTCAGCATCGACACCAGCGTGCCCGCCGCCGAGGCCGACGCCGCCGACTCCGGCCCCGCCACGCCCTCGATCGCGCCCTTGCCGAACTCGTCCTTGTGCTTCGACAGACGCTTCTCCGTGACGTAGGAGAGGAAGGTGGGGATCTCCGCGCCGCCCGCCGGGATCGCGCCGAACGGGAAGCCGATGAACGGGCCGCGCAACCACGACTTCCAGGTCCGGTTCACATCGGCGCGGCCCAGCCACGGGCGGCCCACCGGGATCGGCTCGCCCGGGCTGCGCCGCAGATGCGCCGCCACCCACAGGGCCTCGCCGATCGCGAACAGGCCGACCGCCACGATCACCACGTCGACGCCGTCGGCGAGTTGCAGGGAGCCGAAGGTCAGGCGCTGCTGCCCGGTCATCTGGTCCAGGCCCACCAGGCCGATCGTCAGACCGATCAGCAGGGACGCCAGACCCCGGATCCGCGACGAACCCAGCACCGACGTCACCGCGATGAACGCCAGCACCATGATGGCGAAGTAGTCCGGCGCACCGATGTCCACCGCCAGGTCGGCGACCGTCGGCGCCAGCGCGACCAGCAGGATGGTGCCGATCAGGCCGCCCGCGAAGTGCCCGATGGCGGCGGCCGCGAGCGCCTGTGCGCCCCGCCCCGCCTTGGCCATCGGGTTGCCCTCCATGGCCGCGACCACCGCCGCGCTCTCGCCGGGCGTGTTGAGCAGGATCGATGTCGTCGAGCCGCCGAACATGGCGCCGTAGTAGATGCCCGCGAACATGATGAACGCGGCGATCGGATCGAGCCCGTAGGTCACCGGCAGCAGCAGCGCGACCGCCATCGCGGGTCCGATGCCGGGCAGCACGCCGATCGCGGTGCCGAGCAGTACACCGAGGGCGGCCCACAGCAGGTTGACCGGAGTCAGGGCCGTACCGAAGCCGTCCATGAGGGAGTTGAGGGCGTCCATGTCACAGCACTCCCATCAGCGGACCGCCGGGCAGCGGCACTCCGAGCAGGTTGTTGAAGACGGCGTAGGTGACGAGGGAGAGGACGGCCGCGATCAGCGGGTCCCGGTCGATGCGGCGGCTGCCGAGCGCGAAGGCGGCTCCCCAGAACAGCAGGGCGCCCGCTATGGGGAAGCCGAGGGGCTCGATGAGGACCGCCGCACCGAGGAAGACCCCGGCGAGCAGCAGCACCGTACGCCAGTCGGCCGGTTCGGACAGGTCGACGTCCTCGCCGGTCTCGGCCTGGCCGCGGCCGCCGCGCAGCACGTCGACGGCGAGCAGGGCGGCGATGACGAGCAGCCCGATGCCGACCACGATCGGCACGGTCTTCGGTCCGACCGGACCGCGCTGGGTGATGTCGACGTCCATGGTGAGCGCGTCGGTGAGGACCAGCACGCCGAGGGCCAGCAGCAGCACGCACACGCCGAGTTCGGAGTGCTCGCGCAGCCAGGAGCGGCGGTCGGCCGAAGGCGTGGGGGGTATGTCGGTG
The nucleotide sequence above comes from Streptomyces sp. NL15-2K. Encoded proteins:
- a CDS encoding tripartite tricarboxylate transporter permease, producing the protein MDALNSLMDGFGTALTPVNLLWAALGVLLGTAIGVLPGIGPAMAVALLLPVTYGLDPIAAFIMFAGIYYGAMFGGSTTSILLNTPGESAAVVAAMEGNPMAKAGRGAQALAAAAIGHFAGGLIGTILLVALAPTVADLAVDIGAPDYFAIMVLAFIAVTSVLGSSRIRGLASLLIGLTIGLVGLDQMTGQQRLTFGSLQLADGVDVVIVAVGLFAIGEALWVAAHLRRSPGEPIPVGRPWLGRADVNRTWKSWLRGPFIGFPFGAIPAGGAEIPTFLSYVTEKRLSKHKDEFGKGAIEGVAGPESAASASAAGTLVSMLTLGLPTTAVAAVMLAAFQQYGIQPGPLLFEREPDLVWGLIASLFVGMVLLLALNLPLAPLWAKLLRIPRPYLYAGILFFAAVGAYAVGGEVIDLVILLIIGLIGFGMRRYGLPVLPAVIGVILGPNAEQQLRRSLQISDGSVSGLVNTPFAVTVYAVIVVLLAWPLLRKLVTRGRTAA
- a CDS encoding tripartite tricarboxylate transporter TctB family protein translates to MTTQTTDIPPTPSADRRSWLREHSELGVCVLLLALGVLVLTDALTMDVDITQRGPVGPKTVPIVVGIGLLVIAALLAVDVLRGGRGQAETGEDVDLSEPADWRTVLLLAGVFLGAAVLIEPLGFPIAGALLFWGAAFALGSRRIDRDPLIAAVLSLVTYAVFNNLLGVPLPGGPLMGVL